One Nitrospira sp. DNA window includes the following coding sequences:
- a CDS encoding Methylated-DNA--protein-cysteine methyltransferase, with amino-acid sequence MIQAITFKAPWGWIEIAAGEEGLTSIDLSPSNRRTFPRQGQALEKGTVAALLAEAQTQLLDYLDGRRREFSLPVDLSAGTPFQRKVWKAIRRIPYGRVRSYQWVATKVGGKQYARAVGMALGANPVPIVVPCHRIIAHDGSLGGFGCGLPMKRRLLKVEGTLAQLTLP; translated from the coding sequence ATGATACAAGCGATCACATTCAAGGCGCCTTGGGGCTGGATCGAGATTGCGGCCGGCGAGGAGGGCCTCACTTCCATCGACCTGTCCCCCTCGAATCGACGAACATTCCCTCGACAGGGGCAGGCCTTAGAGAAGGGCACGGTCGCGGCTCTGTTGGCAGAGGCACAGACGCAACTCTTGGACTATCTCGATGGCAGGCGTCGTGAATTTTCCCTGCCGGTGGACCTGTCCGCCGGTACCCCGTTTCAACGGAAAGTCTGGAAGGCGATCAGGCGGATTCCCTACGGCCGTGTCCGGTCCTATCAATGGGTGGCGACCAAGGTCGGGGGCAAACAGTACGCGAGGGCTGTGGGCATGGCGCTCGGCGCGAACCCTGTGCCGATCGTGGTACCCTGCCACCGGATCATCGCACATGACGGCTCGCTGGGCGGTTTTGGCTGCGGCCTGCCGATGAAGCGGCGCCTGTTGAAGGTGGAAGGGACGTTGGCCCAACTTACGCTGCCATGA
- a CDS encoding Dihydrolipoamide dehydrogenase, which produces MSPQQPHMTGRRHDVVVIGGGSAGYAAARTARDAGANVAIVDQGPLGGLCILRGCMPTKTILRSSEIMVLMKRAREFGLAPVTAQADLSAIVDRKERLVREFAADRIAALRDPRFTLYESRAEFISPHEILAGDIRIHGQAFVIATGSSPCDVSIPGLEEAGYFTSDTILDLRRPPVSLLVLGGGPVAVEIGQFFARIGTKVTMLQRGATLLSDMDEDIGRALEAAFKDEGIEVLTDVSLERVTGTPAEKTVDLTQGGFMQTRSAETIFQALGRRPNLKGLRLEAAGVQVVDGRLMVGPDMRTSQSHIFAVGDVNDLNPIVHLAIQQGETAAFNATHPHEPARVIDHRLDAEAVFTEPQIAVAGLNERQCRERRIPYLTASYPFADHGKAMCMGAAHGFVKLLCRPDSGELLGAQIVGPDAAELIHELIAVMYFHGTAQDLLRIPHYHPTLAEIVTYPAETIVEQLSRP; this is translated from the coding sequence ATGTCACCACAACAGCCTCACATGACCGGACGCCGACACGATGTCGTGGTAATCGGCGGCGGGTCGGCCGGTTATGCCGCTGCACGGACGGCTCGCGACGCCGGTGCCAACGTCGCCATTGTCGATCAGGGCCCGCTCGGAGGCCTCTGCATCCTGCGGGGCTGCATGCCGACGAAGACCATCCTACGGTCGTCCGAAATCATGGTGTTGATGAAACGGGCGCGCGAGTTCGGGTTGGCCCCGGTCACCGCCCAGGCGGACCTGTCGGCCATTGTCGATCGCAAGGAACGATTGGTGCGGGAGTTTGCGGCAGATCGCATCGCCGCCCTTCGCGATCCCCGGTTTACCCTCTATGAGTCGCGTGCCGAATTCATCTCGCCCCATGAAATCCTTGCAGGAGACATTCGGATTCATGGGCAGGCCTTCGTGATCGCGACGGGATCGTCACCCTGCGACGTGTCGATCCCCGGACTTGAAGAAGCCGGGTATTTCACCAGCGACACGATTCTCGACCTCCGTCGGCCGCCCGTCTCGCTCCTCGTGCTGGGCGGAGGGCCGGTCGCCGTCGAGATCGGGCAATTCTTCGCCCGCATCGGAACCAAGGTGACGATGCTGCAGCGGGGTGCGACCCTGCTGTCCGATATGGACGAAGACATCGGCCGGGCCCTGGAAGCGGCCTTCAAAGACGAAGGGATCGAGGTGCTGACGGATGTGTCGCTCGAACGCGTGACCGGGACTCCCGCGGAAAAAACGGTCGACCTGACGCAGGGTGGTTTCATGCAGACCCGTTCGGCAGAGACCATTTTCCAGGCCCTTGGTCGTCGTCCCAACCTCAAGGGATTGCGGCTTGAAGCGGCTGGAGTGCAGGTCGTGGACGGCCGGTTGATGGTGGGTCCGGATATGCGGACGTCGCAGTCGCATATCTTTGCCGTCGGCGACGTGAATGACCTGAACCCGATCGTGCATCTGGCGATTCAACAAGGCGAAACCGCCGCCTTCAACGCGACGCACCCCCACGAGCCAGCGCGGGTGATCGATCACCGGCTTGATGCGGAAGCGGTCTTTACCGAACCGCAGATTGCGGTTGCGGGCTTGAATGAACGGCAATGCCGGGAGCGGAGGATTCCCTACCTGACGGCCTCCTATCCGTTCGCCGACCATGGGAAAGCGATGTGCATGGGGGCGGCGCATGGATTCGTGAAGCTGCTCTGCCGCCCGGACAGCGGAGAACTGCTGGGTGCGCAGATCGTCGGGCCGGATGCGGCGGAACTGATCCATGAACTCATTGCCGTGATGTATTTTCATGGGACGGCACAAGACCTGCTGCGTATCCCGCATTATCATCCGACGCTGGCGGAAATCGTGACCTATCCGGCCGAAACCATCGTCGAACAGCTAAGCCGACCATGA
- a CDS encoding Magnesium and cobalt transport protein CorA, with translation MTKLVHKRSRKAGLPPGTLVHIGEKKSESVKITVYEYGEGQFQERTVARPDEVVTTGEPTVRWVDVGGIHKLEVLEAFGKMFGLHPLLLEDLANTDQRPKLDDYGTYGYVVLKMLYEGQRQGDITVEQVSLVFGENFLLSFQENGGDVFQGVKERLRNGKGRLRHAGADYLLYALMDSIVDRYFVVMETLGEKIEALQDLCVTNPGPETLRDIHALKRQLLFLRRSVWPLRDVMNNLSRSDGQFLQGSTKVFFRDVYDHIIQIGDTIETLREMVSSMMEVYLSSVSNRLNAVMKVLTIITTIFMPLSFIASIYGMNFEHMPELKSTWGYPAVLGVMAATGGAMLYFFKQKKWL, from the coding sequence ATGACGAAGTTGGTGCACAAACGTTCCCGCAAGGCGGGGTTGCCGCCAGGCACGTTGGTCCATATCGGAGAAAAGAAGTCGGAGTCGGTCAAGATCACGGTCTATGAATACGGTGAAGGACAGTTTCAAGAGCGGACCGTGGCAAGGCCGGACGAGGTGGTCACGACGGGGGAGCCGACCGTTCGATGGGTGGACGTCGGCGGCATCCACAAGCTGGAGGTGTTGGAGGCCTTCGGGAAAATGTTCGGGCTCCATCCGCTGCTCTTGGAAGATCTCGCGAATACCGACCAACGTCCGAAACTCGACGACTACGGAACCTACGGCTATGTGGTCCTCAAGATGTTGTACGAGGGACAACGCCAGGGAGATATCACGGTCGAGCAGGTCAGCCTGGTCTTCGGAGAAAATTTTCTCCTGTCCTTCCAGGAGAACGGCGGAGATGTGTTTCAGGGCGTAAAGGAGCGGCTGCGGAACGGCAAAGGCCGTCTACGCCACGCGGGAGCGGATTATCTATTGTATGCGTTGATGGATTCCATCGTCGATCGGTACTTCGTCGTCATGGAAACGTTGGGAGAAAAGATCGAAGCGTTGCAGGACCTCTGCGTCACCAATCCCGGTCCGGAAACGCTGCGGGACATCCATGCCCTCAAGCGGCAGCTCCTCTTCTTGCGTCGCTCGGTCTGGCCGTTGCGGGATGTGATGAACAATCTCTCGCGGTCGGACGGTCAGTTTTTGCAGGGGTCGACGAAGGTCTTCTTCCGTGATGTCTACGACCACATCATCCAGATCGGCGATACCATCGAGACCTTGCGGGAAATGGTTTCCTCGATGATGGAGGTATATTTGTCCAGCGTGAGCAACCGCTTGAACGCCGTTATGAAAGTGCTGACGATCATCACGACGATTTTCATGCCGCTCAGCTTCATCGCCAGCATCTACGGCATGAATTTCGAGCACATGCCGGAATTGAAATCCACCTGGGGGTACCCGGCCGTGCTCGGCGTGATGGCCGCGACCGGGGGAGCGATGCTCTATTTCTTCAAACAGAAGAAGTGGCTGTAA
- a CDS encoding 3-isopropylmalate dehydratase large subunit has product MAAKTLFEKIWDDHVVRAEPDGTTLLYIDRHLVHEVTSPQAFEGLKTAGRTPRRPGAALAVPDHNVPTTDRRLAIADPISAKQIQTLEDNCASFGIKLFGMNDIRQGIVHVIGPEQGFTLPGMTIVCGDSHTSTHGAFGALAFGIGTSEVEHVLATQCLVQKRPKTMEIRVDGQLSPRCSAKDVILAIIGKIGTAGGTGYVVEYTGSTIRALSMEGRMTLCNMSIEGGARAGMVAPDDSTFAYIKGRPMAPTGTLWDQAVTAWRHLTTDAGARYDAVVDLRAETIAPQVTWGTSPGMVTGVDGTVPDPRTMDDEKLRQATEHALAYMALKPGMPIRDIKIDKVFIGSCTNSRIEDLRLAASFAKGKKVAGTVHAMVVPGSGLVKQQAEQEGLDRIFKESGFEWREAGCSMCLAMNADVLKPGERCASTSNRNFEGRQGAGGRTHLVSPAMAVAAAIEGHFVDIRQWN; this is encoded by the coding sequence ATGGCTGCGAAAACATTGTTCGAGAAAATCTGGGACGACCACGTGGTGCGGGCCGAGCCGGACGGCACCACGTTGCTCTACATCGATCGCCATCTGGTACACGAAGTGACGTCCCCGCAAGCCTTCGAAGGATTGAAAACAGCGGGGCGAACCCCGCGCCGGCCCGGCGCCGCCCTGGCGGTCCCGGACCATAACGTGCCGACGACGGACCGCCGCCTCGCGATCGCCGACCCGATCAGCGCCAAACAAATCCAAACCTTGGAAGACAATTGTGCCTCGTTCGGCATCAAGCTCTTCGGCATGAACGACATCCGGCAGGGCATCGTGCATGTCATCGGTCCGGAACAGGGCTTCACCCTGCCCGGCATGACGATCGTCTGCGGCGATTCGCATACCTCGACCCATGGGGCCTTCGGAGCGCTTGCGTTCGGAATCGGCACGAGCGAAGTCGAGCATGTCCTGGCGACGCAATGCCTGGTCCAGAAACGCCCCAAGACCATGGAGATCCGTGTGGACGGGCAGCTGTCCCCCCGCTGTTCCGCCAAGGACGTGATCCTGGCCATCATCGGCAAAATCGGCACGGCCGGCGGAACTGGCTATGTCGTCGAATATACCGGCTCCACCATCCGCGCGCTCAGCATGGAAGGCCGCATGACACTCTGCAACATGTCGATCGAAGGCGGGGCCCGCGCAGGCATGGTCGCGCCGGACGACAGCACCTTCGCCTACATCAAAGGCCGTCCGATGGCGCCGACGGGCACCCTCTGGGATCAGGCCGTGACGGCCTGGCGGCACCTCACCACCGACGCGGGCGCGCGATACGATGCCGTCGTCGACTTGCGGGCCGAAACAATCGCCCCGCAAGTCACCTGGGGCACCAGCCCCGGCATGGTCACGGGGGTGGATGGGACCGTTCCGGATCCTCGGACCATGGACGATGAAAAGCTTCGTCAGGCCACCGAGCACGCCCTCGCGTACATGGCGCTGAAACCAGGGATGCCGATCCGCGACATCAAGATCGACAAGGTGTTCATCGGATCCTGTACCAATTCACGGATCGAAGACCTTCGCCTCGCGGCCTCCTTCGCCAAGGGCAAGAAAGTCGCCGGCACCGTGCATGCGATGGTCGTCCCCGGTTCCGGCCTGGTGAAACAGCAGGCGGAACAGGAGGGCCTCGATCGCATCTTCAAGGAGTCGGGATTCGAATGGCGGGAAGCGGGCTGCAGCATGTGCCTGGCGATGAACGCCGACGTGCTGAAACCGGGCGAACGTTGCGCCTCCACCAGCAACCGGAACTTCGAAGGGCGCCAGGGAGCCGGTGGACGGACCCATCTCGTTTCTCCGGCGATGGCCGTGGCGGCCGCCATCGAAGGACATTTCGTCGATATCCGCCAGTGGAACTAG
- a CDS encoding Peptidoglycan lipid II flippase MurJ — MSDPAAFVEPSRPVPDETQSVVKAAGLIGVATFSSRILGFVRDMVLARLFGATPAADAFFVAYRIPNLLRELFAEGSMSAAFIPVFTEYHTLKTKRDAWGLASATFTTLLTIVTAVTMFGILAAPGIVWLLAPGFHGNPDKLALTTLLTRVMFPYLLFISLAALAMGILNSLRAFAAPAFSPVFFNIFTIGCALFLSPLLPEPIIGVAIGIVVGGVAQFVMQLPGLKGRGMLFGLRFQPRHPGVKRIGLLMVPSLLGLSVTQINITVSTILASYFSGGPTYLFYGMRLIQFPLGIFGVALATAILPTLSAQAARGALDELRTTLGFGLRMIFFIILPAMLGLILLRQPIVHLFFEHGSFTRADTLATATAVLCYAIGLWAFAGVRIIVSAFYSMQDTKTPAVTAGIAVGANILLSIWLMTLLDAAGLALATALASMLNGSILVAVLHRRLGRVDWGSIGRSALRVLAASVPLVVVCWWVAGASIWTQQGEWLVKSALLGAGIGLSVVGYLGLHILFGSEELDVVSGMVKRKLGRVARKFGAA; from the coding sequence ATGTCCGATCCCGCCGCTTTCGTTGAACCATCTCGACCAGTTCCGGACGAAACCCAGTCCGTCGTCAAGGCGGCAGGTCTCATCGGCGTCGCCACCTTTTCCAGCCGTATTCTCGGTTTCGTCCGGGACATGGTGTTGGCGAGACTCTTCGGTGCGACCCCGGCGGCAGATGCGTTCTTTGTCGCCTATCGCATTCCCAATCTGTTGCGGGAACTGTTCGCCGAAGGGTCAATGTCCGCTGCCTTCATCCCGGTCTTCACCGAGTACCACACCCTCAAGACCAAACGTGACGCCTGGGGGTTGGCCAGCGCCACCTTCACGACGTTGTTGACCATCGTGACGGCCGTGACGATGTTCGGTATCCTTGCAGCGCCGGGAATCGTCTGGCTGCTCGCACCGGGTTTTCATGGCAATCCCGACAAGTTGGCGCTGACCACTCTGCTGACCCGCGTGATGTTTCCCTATCTGCTGTTCATCAGCCTGGCCGCCCTGGCGATGGGAATTTTGAACTCCCTGCGGGCCTTTGCGGCGCCGGCCTTCTCGCCGGTCTTTTTCAATATCTTCACCATCGGTTGTGCCTTGTTCCTCTCTCCCTTGTTGCCGGAGCCCATCATCGGCGTGGCGATCGGCATCGTGGTGGGCGGTGTCGCGCAGTTTGTGATGCAACTGCCTGGGTTGAAGGGGCGCGGCATGTTGTTCGGCCTGAGGTTCCAGCCGAGACATCCCGGAGTGAAGCGCATCGGCCTGCTGATGGTCCCTTCGTTGCTGGGGCTGTCGGTGACGCAGATCAACATCACCGTGAGCACGATTCTGGCGTCGTATTTCTCCGGCGGACCCACCTATTTGTTTTACGGCATGCGGCTCATCCAGTTTCCGCTCGGCATTTTTGGGGTGGCGTTGGCCACGGCCATTTTGCCGACGCTCTCCGCCCAGGCGGCTCGCGGGGCGCTCGATGAATTGCGGACGACGCTCGGCTTCGGCCTCCGGATGATTTTTTTCATTATCCTGCCGGCGATGCTGGGCCTGATCCTCTTGCGGCAACCGATCGTGCACCTGTTCTTCGAGCACGGCTCGTTTACCAGAGCCGATACGCTGGCGACGGCGACGGCGGTGCTCTGTTATGCAATCGGGTTGTGGGCCTTTGCCGGGGTGCGCATCATCGTCTCTGCATTTTATTCCATGCAGGATACGAAGACGCCGGCGGTGACGGCTGGGATTGCCGTCGGGGCGAATATTCTCTTGTCCATCTGGTTGATGACCCTGTTGGATGCAGCGGGATTGGCCTTGGCCACGGCCCTCGCGTCGATGCTCAATGGAAGCATCCTGGTTGCGGTGCTGCATCGGCGGCTGGGACGTGTCGATTGGGGATCCATCGGACGGTCGGCCCTCCGCGTCCTCGCGGCTTCTGTTCCGCTGGTGGTGGTCTGTTGGTGGGTGGCCGGTGCGTCCATTTGGACGCAGCAAGGTGAATGGCTGGTGAAGTCCGCCCTCTTGGGCGCCGGGATCGGACTCAGCGTCGTCGGGTATCTCGGTCTCCATATCCTGTTCGGGTCGGAGGAATTGGATGTGGTGTCCGGGATGGTGAAACGAAAACTGGGACGGGTGGCACGAAAGTTCGGAGCGGCATGA
- a CDS encoding Beta-propeller domains of methanol dehydrogenase type, with protein sequence MRLMGRAGTAVLVGWLWLIVVAGLPADALDVPPLSGRVVDLARVLPSAVAAQLSADLQTHEAKTSNQVAVLIVPSLEGEPLFDFSHRVATTWKLGVKGTDNGALLLVAIKDRKIRIEVGYGLEGVLTDARSAQIIRNEIVPRFKAGDVPAGITAGVQAILKTIEGTYSAPQRPLASRSFDDSFSSAVFAVMVGVIIGLFLSRANRLLGPVVGGGLSFLAAPWLIPALIAGAVSLVLVGLLGSMGQSAGSGRRRSGSPYDGTWFSTQQGGWGSGGVGGSFGGSDSFSGGGGGFGGGGASGDW encoded by the coding sequence ATGCGGCTGATGGGCCGAGCAGGGACTGCTGTCCTCGTCGGGTGGCTGTGGCTCATCGTTGTCGCCGGCCTTCCGGCCGACGCGCTCGACGTGCCGCCGCTCAGCGGCCGCGTCGTGGATCTGGCGCGCGTCCTGCCGTCCGCGGTGGCCGCCCAACTCTCGGCCGACCTGCAGACGCATGAGGCGAAGACGTCCAACCAGGTGGCGGTGCTCATCGTTCCGTCGTTGGAGGGAGAGCCGCTGTTTGATTTTTCCCATCGTGTGGCGACCACCTGGAAATTAGGTGTCAAGGGAACCGATAACGGAGCCCTGCTCCTCGTCGCGATCAAGGATCGAAAAATTCGTATCGAGGTCGGATACGGACTTGAAGGGGTGCTGACTGATGCACGGTCGGCGCAGATCATCCGAAACGAGATCGTGCCGCGGTTCAAGGCCGGCGATGTTCCGGCAGGTATCACGGCCGGTGTCCAAGCCATCTTAAAGACCATCGAAGGGACCTACAGCGCTCCGCAACGTCCATTGGCCTCCCGATCATTCGACGATTCGTTCTCGAGCGCCGTTTTTGCGGTGATGGTGGGAGTGATCATCGGCCTCTTCCTCTCTCGCGCGAACCGGCTGTTGGGGCCGGTCGTGGGGGGAGGCCTGTCGTTTCTTGCCGCACCCTGGCTGATTCCTGCCCTCATTGCCGGAGCCGTGAGTCTGGTGCTGGTCGGCCTGCTCGGTTCAATGGGGCAAAGTGCCGGGTCTGGCCGGCGCAGAAGCGGAAGCCCATATGATGGAACCTGGTTCAGTACCCAACAGGGTGGATGGGGGTCCGGCGGTGTCGGCGGATCGTTCGGAGGATCCGATAGTTTCTCGGGCGGTGGCGGAGGTTTCGGAGGGGGAGGCGCAAGTGGCGACTGGTAA
- a CDS encoding Integral membrane protein, whose product MQDLLPVIGSSVFFDFLKSLLLLLLLLTLRTVLVRSITHNQTLTIEAKRRWIVTIRNSIVLGLFMGLMVIWAHELEAFAVSLVALAAAVVLATKELILCWSGAALRVGGSVYAVGDRIQLGAYRGVVLDHDVFATKLLEIGPGQMSHLYTGRIVVFPNSLLFTNPLIKENHPQEYGLYLLNVPLRGEENWQVAERALLDAAKAECAPFMDEMGRQMKLLEQRNLLEAPSPEPRITIQIPEAGRIHLVLRFPAPDRGRSRVEQAILRRYLVAVQR is encoded by the coding sequence ATGCAAGATTTGTTACCGGTGATCGGCTCCAGTGTTTTTTTCGACTTCTTGAAGTCCCTCCTGCTGCTCTTGCTCCTGCTCACCCTGCGAACGGTCCTGGTGCGCTCGATTACTCATAATCAAACGCTGACGATCGAGGCGAAGCGGCGATGGATCGTCACGATTCGCAACAGCATCGTGCTCGGCCTGTTCATGGGCCTGATGGTGATTTGGGCGCACGAGTTGGAGGCCTTCGCCGTTTCCCTCGTCGCGCTGGCCGCTGCCGTCGTGCTGGCGACCAAAGAGTTGATTCTCTGTTGGAGCGGAGCCGCCCTGCGCGTCGGAGGAAGCGTCTATGCCGTGGGGGACCGTATTCAATTGGGAGCCTATCGCGGCGTGGTCCTCGACCACGATGTGTTTGCGACCAAATTGCTGGAGATCGGGCCGGGCCAGATGTCGCACCTCTATACCGGTCGCATCGTGGTCTTCCCCAATAGCCTCCTGTTCACCAATCCGTTGATCAAAGAGAATCACCCTCAGGAATATGGCCTCTACCTGCTGAACGTTCCGCTCAGGGGCGAGGAGAATTGGCAGGTGGCCGAACGGGCGCTCCTCGATGCGGCGAAGGCTGAATGTGCGCCGTTCATGGACGAAATGGGTCGTCAGATGAAACTGCTGGAGCAGCGGAACCTCCTGGAGGCTCCGTCTCCTGAGCCGCGAATCACCATCCAGATTCCCGAAGCCGGGCGCATCCATCTCGTGCTCCGATTTCCCGCACCGGATCGCGGCCGTTCGCGAGTGGAACAGGCCATTCTCAGACGCTATCTCGTCGCCGTTCAACGGTAA
- a CDS encoding LemA family protein, which translates to MAMSVTRSIGTVLLLAGVLALPGCGYNDLQGLDEDTKAAWSEVINQYQRRADLIPNLVNTVKGYAAHEKETLEGVVQARAKATSIQVTPEVLRDEALFKKFQEAQQGLSSALGRLLAVAENYPNLKADQNFRDLQSQLEGTENRITVARKRYIDRVAEFNKMVRYFPTNLTAKFLLHMEEKPNFTVADEKAVAKPPEVKF; encoded by the coding sequence ATGGCCATGTCAGTCACAAGGTCGATCGGTACGGTTTTGCTGCTTGCCGGCGTGCTGGCCCTGCCCGGGTGCGGCTACAACGACTTGCAAGGTCTCGATGAGGATACTAAGGCCGCTTGGAGCGAAGTGATCAACCAGTATCAGCGACGGGCCGATCTGATTCCGAACCTGGTGAATACGGTGAAGGGATATGCAGCCCACGAGAAAGAGACGCTGGAGGGTGTGGTCCAAGCCAGGGCGAAGGCTACGAGCATCCAAGTGACCCCGGAGGTGTTGAGGGATGAAGCCTTGTTCAAGAAATTCCAGGAAGCGCAGCAGGGTCTCTCCAGCGCCTTGGGGCGGTTGCTGGCCGTTGCGGAGAACTATCCCAATTTGAAAGCCGATCAAAACTTCCGTGATCTCCAGAGCCAGCTCGAAGGCACTGAGAATCGCATCACCGTGGCGCGTAAGCGTTATATCGATAGGGTGGCGGAGTTCAACAAGATGGTCCGCTATTTCCCCACGAATCTGACCGCCAAGTTTCTCCTGCATATGGAAGAGAAGCCCAATTTCACGGTGGCGGATGAAAAGGCCGTGGCCAAGCCACCGGAAGTAAAATTTTAG
- a CDS encoding inositol monophosphatase family protein — MSMEREFAVLSEAMTGAGREALRLAANGFETHTKQDRSPVTSVDLAVNRMLRDRLSAAFPEDGWLSEETPDNADRLSKKRVWIVDPIDGTRSFVRGLPEFCLSAALVENGTPMVSAIFNPATGEFFSAIRGQGVRINHASEAAHPPFVPTKRPLALVNPWELRAGRFHTVEPYLCCRPIGSIAYALALVAAGLADAALTLEGGNEWDVAAGVLLIEESGGRATTASGRPLSFNHSDPRLQGTLALGLTLASPLRTSLIQLGMAGSGIGASHH; from the coding sequence ATGTCGATGGAACGGGAATTCGCCGTCTTGTCGGAGGCCATGACCGGCGCCGGTCGTGAGGCGCTTCGATTGGCGGCCAACGGGTTTGAGACCCATACCAAACAGGATCGCTCACCGGTCACATCCGTTGACCTGGCCGTCAATCGGATGCTTCGAGACCGCTTGTCGGCGGCATTTCCCGAGGACGGCTGGCTCTCGGAGGAAACGCCGGACAACGCGGACCGGCTGAGTAAGAAACGCGTCTGGATCGTCGATCCGATCGACGGGACCAGGTCGTTTGTGCGGGGCCTGCCGGAATTTTGCTTGTCGGCCGCCCTGGTGGAAAACGGCACACCGATGGTCTCGGCTATTTTCAATCCGGCGACAGGCGAGTTCTTTTCGGCCATACGCGGCCAAGGCGTCCGCATCAACCATGCCTCGGAGGCCGCTCACCCTCCCTTCGTGCCGACCAAGCGTCCGCTCGCGCTCGTCAACCCCTGGGAACTCCGAGCCGGCCGCTTTCATACCGTCGAGCCGTACCTCTGTTGTCGGCCGATCGGATCGATCGCTTATGCCCTCGCATTGGTAGCGGCAGGCCTGGCCGATGCAGCCCTCACATTGGAAGGGGGCAACGAATGGGATGTCGCCGCCGGAGTCCTGTTGATCGAAGAAAGCGGCGGGCGCGCCACGACCGCCTCAGGCCGTCCTCTTTCCTTCAACCACAGCGATCCTCGCCTGCAGGGCACGCTGGCTCTTGGTTTGACGCTTGCCTCGCCGTTACGCACCAGCCTCATCCAGCTCGGCATGGCAGGCAGCGGCATAGGCGCCTCTCACCACTGA
- a CDS encoding 3-isopropylmalate dehydratase small subunit: MTMQPFTTLTGLVAPLDRVNVDTDQIIPKQFLKTIKRTGLREGLFYDWRRRKDGSPDPAFFLNQPRYQQATLLLARDNFGCGSSREHAPWALLDQGFRCVLAPSFADIFYNNCFQNGILPVVLKGPEIQSLFEAVAAQEGYRLTVDLAAQRVTTPDGTSYRFEIDPFRKDCLYRGLDAIGLTLQQAEQIADYERRRRMQAPWLFQDVP, translated from the coding sequence ATGACGATGCAACCCTTCACGACCCTCACAGGCCTGGTCGCTCCGCTGGACCGGGTCAATGTCGATACAGACCAGATCATTCCGAAGCAATTCTTGAAAACGATCAAACGAACCGGTCTGCGGGAAGGACTGTTTTACGATTGGCGTCGCCGGAAGGACGGGTCACCGGATCCCGCCTTCTTCTTGAACCAACCCCGCTATCAGCAAGCCACCCTGCTCCTGGCGCGGGATAACTTCGGCTGCGGGTCATCGCGTGAACATGCCCCCTGGGCCCTGCTGGATCAGGGATTCCGCTGTGTGCTCGCCCCCAGCTTCGCGGACATTTTTTACAACAACTGTTTTCAGAACGGCATTTTGCCCGTGGTGCTGAAGGGACCTGAGATCCAATCGTTGTTCGAGGCGGTGGCGGCCCAGGAAGGGTATCGACTCACGGTGGACTTGGCCGCCCAGCGCGTGACCACGCCGGATGGGACCTCCTACCGTTTCGAGATCGATCCGTTTCGCAAGGATTGTCTCTATCGCGGGCTGGACGCGATCGGCCTCACCCTGCAGCAGGCCGAACAGATCGCGGACTACGAACGGAGGCGACGCATGCAAGCCCCCTGGCTCTTTCAGGATGTGCCCTAA
- a CDS encoding Exodeoxyribonuclease III: MKIATFNVNSLRKRLPIVLQWLERYQPDVLCLQETKVQDSEFPLAALAASGYEITFRGMKSYNGVAVLSRKKPDAVLYGFDDGGEAEDARLLKVVIQGIPIINTYIPQGFEIDSPKYQYKLAWYERLRKHFDAHLSPKEPAIWCGDMNVAPRPIDVHSPEKHLNHVCYHEDARNAYGKTIAWGFEDVFCKLYPDRQQFTFWDYRAPNSLASNKGWRIDHILVTAPLAQKCRQVDVDLEPRRATDPSDHTVLWADFTV; this comes from the coding sequence ATGAAAATCGCCACCTTCAACGTCAATTCACTTCGCAAGCGCCTTCCTATCGTGTTGCAATGGCTGGAGCGTTATCAGCCCGATGTGTTGTGTTTGCAGGAAACCAAAGTCCAGGACAGTGAATTCCCTCTGGCCGCGCTCGCCGCCTCCGGCTATGAGATCACCTTCCGGGGCATGAAATCGTACAACGGCGTGGCGGTGCTCAGCCGCAAGAAGCCGGACGCGGTATTGTATGGATTCGATGACGGGGGCGAGGCGGAAGACGCGCGTCTCTTGAAGGTGGTGATTCAAGGTATTCCGATCATCAATACCTATATCCCACAAGGATTTGAGATCGACTCACCGAAATACCAATACAAACTGGCCTGGTATGAGCGGTTGCGGAAGCATTTCGATGCCCATCTCTCTCCAAAGGAGCCGGCGATCTGGTGTGGAGACATGAATGTGGCCCCAAGACCCATCGATGTCCACAGTCCGGAGAAACATCTCAACCACGTCTGCTATCACGAAGACGCGCGCAATGCCTATGGGAAGACGATTGCGTGGGGCTTCGAGGATGTGTTCTGCAAACTGTATCCAGATCGCCAGCAGTTCACGTTTTGGGACTACCGAGCCCCCAATTCACTCGCTTCCAATAAAGGATGGCGGATCGACCATATCCTTGTGACGGCTCCTCTCGCCCAGAAATGTCGGCAGGTCGACGTCGATCTTGAGCCGCGGCGCGCGACCGACCCTTCCGATCACACCGTTCTCTGGGCCGACTTCACCGTCTGA